A stretch of DNA from bacterium:
ACAAATATGCACCGGGGGCACACGGCCGGCGGCGTCGGAAGGAGTCGGACTATCGAGTTCGGCTTCGGGAAAAGCAGAAGGTTCGGCTTTACTACGGACTTCTGGAGCGGCAGTTCAAGAAGACCTTCGTTGAGGCGGAACGCATGCGGGGCGTTACAGGCGAGAATCTTCTGCAAATTCTTGAGCTAAGGCTTGACAACGTTGTGTATCGCGCCGGGTTTGCAGTATCACGTTCTCAGGCCAGACAGCTTGTGGGACATAGGCATTTTCAAGTTGACGGCAGGGTCGTGAACATTCCGTCCTATAGGTTACGGCCTGGTCAAGTGGTCTCGGTGCGTGAGAAGAGCAGGGAGAAAAAGCACTGTCCCGTTTTCAACGCAATGGAGACCATGGGGAGCAGAGGCAAATTTCGGCCCCGTTGGTTGGAGGCCAATGATGAGGAGTTCACGGTGTTCGTTAGGGAGCAGCCCAGGCGAGAGGACATCGTTGATATCCCGATCAAGGAGCAGTTGATCGTGGAGCTCTACTCTTAGTAGTGGCGTTTTGGCCGTTCTGCATTGTGCAGGACGTGGCAGGGGATTTGGCAGTTGTCCGTAACTGGAGGGCAGAAATAGGATGCATTGGAAAGGGATAAACAAGCCCAAGGGCTTTGTCACACAGGAGGCTACCCAGTTTTATGGGAGATT
This window harbors:
- the rpsD gene encoding 30S ribosomal protein S4, which translates into the protein KYAPGAHGRRRRKESDYRVRLREKQKVRLYYGLLERQFKKTFVEAERMRGVTGENLLQILELRLDNVVYRAGFAVSRSQARQLVGHRHFQVDGRVVNIPSYRLRPGQVVSVREKSREKKHCPVFNAMETMGSRGKFRPRWLEANDEEFTVFVREQPRREDIVDIPIKEQLIVELYS